The genomic region TACTACGCATGTACCGCCGCAATATCACCCATATCTTGATCCCCCTCGGACTTGGACTAGCGGTGTTAGTCAGCTACAACCTCTTTTTGAGATCGCCCTCGCCTCCATCGTCCGCTCAACTCACGGATACCATCGAACCTGTCGCGCCACCTCCGTCGCCACCTCCGCATAGATCACCTGAGATCGATTCGAAACATGCTCGTTCACTCGACCAAAGCACAATCCCGTCCACCCCGCATGAGGCGCTGCTGGAAGCCATTCGTGATGAGATTGAAAAGCATGATCTGGCGTCGGCTGAGAGCAAGCTGAAAGAGCTTCCTCCTGAAGTTTTATCGAGCAGCACCACTCGCCCTTTCGTGGCAATTCTGTGGAACAACCTCGGCTTGCAACAGGAACGGCTCCACGGGACGCGGGCATCTCTCAATGCGTTCAAGAAAGCGGCTGAACTCGACGACTCGAACCCCGTCATCCTCATGAACCTCGCCCACACCTACTGGGAACAGCGGGATCGTGCGCTCAATGCCGAGTTCCTCTCGAAACTGATACGGATCGCCCCGCAAGAACCCTTTCCACACTTGGCCATGGCTGACTTAATGCAAGAACAGGACAACTTGACGGAAGCCGCGAAGCACTTGGCTCAAGCCACCGATCGAGCCAGGCAAGATCCGGCGCTTCAGTCCTATCTAGCCGCTGTGACGGCCAAGATTCAGCGCACGCACTCAGTCGAATCCCAAATGACTGCGCGAAGCAGTACCCATTTCGTGGTCAAGTTTGATGGCGAGGAAGACCAGGGTATTTGGACTTCAGTGCTTGAAATTCTTGAAGAAGCCTATCGAGACATCGGACAGAAGTTCGGACATTTCCCCTCAAAGTCCATCATAGTTGTCCTCCACACCAACAATTCATTTCAAGGGGCGACCGGAAGCCCCGCGTGGGCTGATGGCCTCTATGACCCTTCGCTTGGTCGCATTCAAATCCCTACTCAAGGAGCAACGACGGATAGTAAGTGGCTCACCAGCGTACTACGCCATGAGTATGTCCATGCGCTCCTTCACGATCGTTTAGGAACAAACATTGGGGCCCTACCGACTTGGCTCAACGAGGGTCTCGCCATGCAATGGGCCGGAGATACGTGGCCGGAGCTTGACCAAGCCATGCAAGACGAGATCAGCGTGATTCCTTTGACCTCCCTGGAAGGCTCCTGGGGGTCATTACCGGCCGGCACGTCGACCGTGGCGTATTTGGAGGCTAATTCAGCGACCCATTACATGATCGAGCGATGGGGGTTGGCCCGCGTCGATGAATTGCTGAGTGCATTCGAAGCAAAATCATCTGTGGCCGCAGCCTTTCAAAACGTGCTGCTTATCTCCTACGAGGAGTTCCAACGCCAGTGGATCGAAAGCTTCGAACAGAATCGTTCATAACGTCGCGGCCCTTCATTTCAAGCTCCTTGAGGATGGATACCGATTAAGAATTAGATCAACTCCGCAGGAGTCTCATCGTCAGGAGATTGTCTTGGCCAGGCAGGAAGTATCGCGGCACGATCACCCGACGACTCCGTTGCTCCTTCATCCGATTCTACTTGAGATAATAGATCCTCCCAGAGAACTCTCTCTCCATTGGGATCAAACATACGAATTCGGAATTCAAAAGTATGGGAACTTCCCGTTGAAATTTCAGCCGGTTGAATGGACTGTCCCATGATCGGCTGGACCTTCGGCATTTTCGCATGCATGGTTGTAAACTCATCTTCCCAGACGGACAAGCCAGAAGCTGCATCAACTGCGCGGAGCAGGAAAACGGGTTGATCGGCAATTGATTGTACCGCCTGTGTCTTCACCGCAATAGCACGCCCAGGCATGCTAACTGACACCTGCAATTCTTTCTTACTGTCTGGCTGCACGAGATTAAGTCGCCCCTCCCATTGAAATGCTCCGGTCTTTGCATCATAGACTCGCAGCATGAAATTGGACAGATCGGTGGCACCCGAACCCACACCACCGGCAAAAATCCGAGGACCGGGAGTTGTTTCCCCACTACCATTTTCTTTTACGGCTAGTTCATAGACTTCGTCGGACAAGGTGGCTCCTGATTCTGCGTCATATACTTTTACAGAGATTATAGAAGCCGAACCAATTTGGTACCCGAACCCTGCCGCCACGATCCTCCGATCTTCGGTAGGTTCTTCGCCCCATGCGAGACTACTGAAACACAAAAGACAGAATCCGACTACCATGGACCACGCCATGATGGCCAAACGGGCTTGGCACGACCAATCCCACGTTCGATCCCTATCCTGCCCTGGAACGAGACAACTCGGTGGTACACGCAAGGTATTCAACATGTATCCTCCTTCTAAAGTGAGGGCATTCTGGAGGAGGGCACGTTGCCGGTAAATTCCTCGCTGTAGGAATGGTCCCCTCCAAAGAGGGGCCTCTGACTGAAACTGAGGATTACACTGGTGGGCTTTGTCTCACTGCCTTGGTTTTACCAAACCATCGATACCGATGACGGGCAATGATCCTATAACCGCGTTCCGCTAGATCCCCTGCGAATGGCCACCGTAATATCCACCGCACAACTTTCCCCCACTGAGGTGTGGAAGAGATGGGGGAAAAGCTTGCGACCTTCCAAGACTTCCCCTGAAGGACCGACCAGGAATGCTGTTTCAGCGCGATCTGGACGATAATCCCGTTCCAAGGCCTTTAGGCCTCTTCGCTCTGATACACAACAACCTGCAGCCTCTCACCGGCCAGTCCAGGTCCCGCCCGCTCGAACTTCGATTTGATGGACACGCAAAGCTGGCACTCCGCGTCATAGACCAAACGGTAGGGTTGTTGAGCGAATTGATTCTGACTCTGCCTGTCTTTTGTCCAGTCAGCCATTGCCGACGTTCTGATTGTCAGGCTATAGTCCTGGGATGAACCGATCCGCACTACTGGCTTCGTTACTCGGCATATGTGTCATTGAGGCCGGGGTACTTTTTAATGTGGGCAACGCCTCCCCAATGCCGGGCTTGACATGGAGAATCGGCTTTTTCATCCTCCTGCCTCTTGCACTCGCTGTCTTGATCTGGCTTCAATTTCGGTGGGCCGCACTTGTGTGCGTCATCTATGCGACGGTTGGATTGGCGATGGATCTTGCAACTATCGTTCAGTTACCGACGCAAGATCTCAATACGATTCATTCCTTGATCACCAGCGTGATCAGCGGGCTCTTCAACTTCCTTTTGATTGCGTTCGGCGGACGATGGCTTTTGGACGTTGGACAGGAGTCGATGCCTCCAAAATCCCATTCTCCCAGTCCTCCGTCCCCTTCTTGAGCGGCCATGTCCTAGTCCCAACAAATCCCGCCTCCTTCAGCCACTTCACCGTCTCAGAGACGTGATAAGTATTTCCGCCTGTCGTAAACAACAGCATCGACACGGCAAATAAACTTGCCTCTGTCGGATGTAACCCTTCGCGATCGTGCAGAAACGCATCTTGGATGATCAATCGTCCACCCGGAGCCAACGCAGCAAAGGCTCGACGAAAGATAGCCTGATTATCTTCGGGAGAGTAGATGTGCAGCACATTTGAATACCAGATCACATCGTAGGTTCCGGAGATCGGCTCCTTTGAAAAATCGAGTGAGAGATAGGAAAGTCGCCGTCCTGCTCCGTGAGTACCGGCGATCTCTTTCGCCACCGCAAGGGCTGCCGCTCGGTCGCAGACGGTGGCGTGAAGCCTCGGATTCCGATCCAGAAACGCCATGGCATAGGTTCCAGGTCCTCCGCCAAGATCGAGCAGCCTCCGAGCTCGGCCAAGGCGAATTTGAGCTGCAATCGCCGGGGCAATCTCTAACGTCCGGTGATGCATGGCCCAGGTGAATTGCCCGCGGTAGTTCGGGGGATCAGGAATATGATGGTCTATCGGCAATCCGCTCCGAACAGACTCCAATAGTCGGCCCCAATCTTGCCAGTGAGTCTGCATGAGCGATAAGTAACCGCCCCGATAGGCACGATGGTTCCGATTCAGCGCAGTCGCGCTCAGTCGACTGTTCTTAAAGAGGGGTCCTTTTTTCTGGAGTATCCCGACCGCCGCAAGATTCCGACAG from Nitrospira sp. harbors:
- a CDS encoding DUF393 domain-containing protein, with product MRWILRWPFAGDLAERGYRIIARHRYRWFGKTKAVRQSPPV
- a CDS encoding methyltransferase, producing the protein MSLRITTFEEFRDAISAYRLPRVLLAGLELNLFTVIGDRSWTISDLSRKLKVSERGLSVLCRNLAAVGILQKKGPLFKNSRLSATALNRNHRAYRGGYLSLMQTHWQDWGRLLESVRSGLPIDHHIPDPPNYRGQFTWAMHHRTLEIAPAIAAQIRLGRARRLLDLGGGPGTYAMAFLDRNPRLHATVCDRAAALAVAKEIAGTHGAGRRLSYLSLDFSKEPISGTYDVIWYSNVLHIYSPEDNQAIFRRAFAALAPGGRLIIQDAFLHDREGLHPTEASLFAVSMLLFTTGGNTYHVSETVKWLKEAGFVGTRTWPLKKGTEDWENGILEASTPVQRPKAIVRRTQSKGS